Within the Pseudomonadota bacterium genome, the region GGCAATGAAGGATACTGTTTTCGCAATCATGCTTGCCTGTGAGATATCAACAAGGAAGAGCTTACCAACTACCACACAAATAAGGCCAGCACCTGTGAGCCATAGTGTGCGGTGCTGAATACGTGCACCGTAAAGCACCATAGCAAGGGCGATGGTTGTCCATAGGATCGAGGTTGCTGCAAGGAAGGTATTATCATTCCAAAGTTCATCCATATTATATGATGTAGCGCCCGAATACTCCACGATAGTACGTGCCAGTACTGTGTTTATAAATATAAAGCATAGTGCGCCCCACCCTAGAGTGAGGTAAGTTTTATAATTCTGTAAATATATAGGCAGTTTTTTCTGGTATATAAAAAGGACATAAAGGGCAAAAAGGTTCACAAGTTCTGCTGAATATAGCAGTGGAATATAAACGCCTTGTTTATGGTATCCATGCGTGAATTCAAACAATATAAATAGAATGACCACTACTGCAATAATTGGGAGTGCAATGTTTTGGTAGGTATCTGCACGCTTTTTAAAGGGTGACAGTATTTGTATACCTTTGTAAGGAATAAACCAAAGGGCAGCGGAAAATAATAGGAATCCAACCAGCTCAGAATGGAAATAGCTAATGTTATCTGTGATTATATTTGATGTCCCAAGGATACAAAAGCTTTCATAGGCTGCAAAAGAGAGAGAGCCTAATAGCCCTATAGCGCATGAAATTGATAATTTTTTCTCTGGTAGTTGCTTGAGTAGCATGAAGTGAACGGCAATGGCAGTAATCCAAGTTATCCAGCCAAAAGGAAGAACTGTAAGGCCAGTGATCCCTAAGCCTTTGTGCCACATAGTGGCTTCAATCCAGATTCCAGCAGTAAATACAGCCGGTGTATAGATAGGTGAGAGCAGGCCAATGTCTTTCCATTTAAGTTTGTTGCTCATGCACTGGAACCCTGCAGTAATAAGCACAAATGCAAGGACAAAGAGGTTGTACCCTGCAAAGTATATAACAGGGTCGGCAGGGTTATAAAATATGATAGGGCTTGTCAGGTATTCATTGGTGCCGAAAATTAAAATTTCTCTAAATAATCCTGTAAAAAGCCATGTCATGCCCCAGAGCGTACAGTAGAGGCTGGCATTGCCTTTATCTTTACCGGTAATATAGCTAGTAAACAGGCCTGCTACAGCAAGGCTCATGAAACTAATAAATTCTGGGTTGAAGATCGGTAAGCCTGTTGTATGGCTCGCAAATGGGTTGAGGTACTCAAGGATGAGTGCGCCACCTGCAAGCAGTTGAAGAATAATACCTGCTGTTGCTGTCGATCTGCTGCCTTGACGCAGGCCAAGCCATACAGCGGCAGCACCTTCTAGCGCCCA harbors:
- a CDS encoding DUF2339 domain-containing protein; amino-acid sequence: MNYFGAALGILISLSFKEIHWITGGLLGWLIFALYETRADLKSAKEQLASLKPKKSQTKKKAVEAVQNIQKSISKTADEKPATKAIKAAKAAPKKKTPTKKEPEPQLAGSFFNLIIDFFKGDKGLVRIGVVILLIGISFLMKTITPFIEITPLMKVSGIALAGLAFIGAGHYLKKDKEVYGLSLMGTGLAVLFLDTYAAYFMFELLSYKVALPLTCVIGGAGLALSLKNNSLSLAVLALGGGFVAPILSGVAKDIPDIYVFAYYLILNAIVLSTAYYKSWRLLNILGFLSTFVLIPQWYAPQDIPLMQMMLATFFILYLAVSILFARKEVVNNDGYVDSLITFALPFAILAFNEFPMRDIEYGYAYTSASMALVYGFTALILQGQKQMQGIRLSFMALAAILGTLTIPLVFDAREVGALWALEGAAAVWLGLRQGSRSTATAGIILQLLAGGALILEYLNPFASHTTGLPIFNPEFISFMSLAVAGLFTSYITGKDKGNASLYCTLWGMTWLFTGLFREILIFGTNEYLTSPIIFYNPADPVIYFAGYNLFVLAFVLITAGFQCMSNKLKWKDIGLLSPIYTPAVFTAGIWIEATMWHKGLGITGLTVLPFGWITWITAIAVHFMLLKQLPEKKLSISCAIGLLGSLSFAAYESFCILGTSNIITDNISYFHSELVGFLLFSAALWFIPYKGIQILSPFKKRADTYQNIALPIIAVVVILFILFEFTHGYHKQGVYIPLLYSAELVNLFALYVLFIYQKKLPIYLQNYKTYLTLGWGALCFIFINTVLARTIVEYSGATSYNMDELWNDNTFLAATSILWTTIALAMVLYGARIQHRTLWLTGAGLICVVVGKLFLVDISQASMIAKTVSFIATGLMLVGVGYFSPIPPASKK